A stretch of the Bordetella genomosp. 8 genome encodes the following:
- the yajC gene encoding preprotein translocase subunit YajC: protein MTDNLGVVIAQAAPESALMNFLPIVLMFVILYFLMIRPQMKRQKEHRNLLAALSKGDEVVTAGGVLGKVTRVTDTYITVEISESADKPVEVVVQKSAVSTVLPKGTIKAL, encoded by the coding sequence ATGACCGACAACCTGGGCGTGGTCATCGCCCAAGCCGCCCCGGAAAGCGCGCTGATGAACTTCCTGCCGATCGTGCTGATGTTCGTCATCCTGTATTTCCTGATGATCCGTCCGCAGATGAAGCGCCAGAAGGAACATCGCAACCTGCTGGCCGCGCTGAGCAAGGGCGACGAAGTGGTCACCGCCGGCGGCGTGCTGGGCAAGGTCACCCGCGTCACCGACACCTACATCACGGTGGAAATCTCCGAGTCCGCGGACAAGCCCGTCGAAGTCGTCGTGCAGAAGAGCGCCGTGTCGACCGTGCTGCCCAAGGGAACCATCAAGGCGCTGTAA
- the queA gene encoding tRNA preQ1(34) S-adenosylmethionine ribosyltransferase-isomerase QueA: MSPSLPSSHRLSDFDYELPPELIAQHPSAERGGSRLLHLDAHGELHDRRFADVTALLRPGDLLVFNDTRVIKARLTGHKASGGKIEVLVERITGPRRALAHVRASKSPGPGTVLRLADAFDAVVEGRAGELFDLSFPEDVLALLDAHGATPLPPYITHSPDSDDDTRYQTVYAREPGAVAAPTAGLHFDQAMLDRLEAMGVGRAFVTLHVGAGTFQPVRVENIADHVMHAEWYTVPQATADAVARAKASGGRVVAVGTTSARALESAAGQHLPLRATQGDTRLFITPGYRFQALDVLITNFHLPQSTLLMMVSALAGMDPIRRAYAHAVAQRYRFFSYGDAMFIEAAAATAP; this comes from the coding sequence GTGTCTCCGTCCCTGCCCTCTTCCCATCGCCTTTCCGATTTCGACTACGAACTGCCGCCGGAGCTGATCGCGCAGCATCCCAGCGCCGAGCGCGGCGGCAGCCGTCTGCTGCACCTGGATGCCCACGGCGAGCTGCACGACCGGCGCTTTGCCGACGTGACCGCGCTGCTGCGCCCGGGCGACCTGCTGGTGTTCAACGATACCCGCGTGATCAAGGCGCGCCTGACCGGCCACAAGGCCAGCGGCGGCAAGATAGAGGTCCTGGTCGAACGCATCACCGGCCCGCGCCGCGCCCTGGCGCACGTGCGCGCCAGCAAATCGCCCGGGCCGGGCACGGTCCTGCGGCTGGCCGACGCCTTCGATGCCGTGGTGGAAGGCCGCGCCGGCGAGCTCTTCGACCTGAGCTTCCCCGAGGATGTACTTGCCTTGCTGGACGCCCATGGCGCTACGCCGCTGCCGCCCTATATCACCCACTCGCCGGACAGCGACGACGACACCCGCTACCAGACCGTCTACGCCCGCGAACCCGGCGCGGTGGCCGCGCCCACCGCCGGCCTGCATTTCGACCAGGCCATGCTGGACCGCCTGGAAGCCATGGGCGTCGGACGGGCCTTCGTCACCCTGCACGTCGGCGCCGGCACCTTCCAGCCGGTGCGCGTGGAAAACATCGCCGATCACGTCATGCACGCCGAGTGGTACACCGTTCCGCAGGCGACGGCGGACGCCGTGGCGCGCGCCAAGGCGTCCGGCGGGCGGGTGGTGGCGGTCGGCACCACCAGCGCCCGCGCCCTGGAATCGGCCGCGGGCCAGCATCTGCCGCTGCGCGCCACCCAGGGCGATACGCGGCTGTTCATCACCCCGGGCTATCGCTTCCAGGCCCTGGACGTGCTGATCACCAATTTCCACCTGCCGCAGTCGACGCTCCTGATGATGGTGTCGGCGCTGGCGGGCATGGACCCCATCCGCCGCGCGTATGCCCACGCCGTGGCGCAACGCTACCGTTTCTTCAGCTATGGCGACGCGATGTTCATCGAAGCCGCCGCGGCCACCGCACCATGA
- the tgt gene encoding tRNA guanosine(34) transglycosylase Tgt encodes MTGLDFQLLATDGGARRGRITLNHGVVETPIFMPVGTYGSVKAMLPHELEEVGAQIVLGNTFHLWLRPGTDIMEKHGGLHGFMGWNKPILTDSGGFQVFSLQGMRKITEEGVRFASPIDGARLFLTPEESMRIQRALNSDIVMVFDECTPYEIDGRAATEEEAARSMRMSLRWARRSRDAFDGLANPNALFGIVQGGMYERLRDESLAGLLDIGFHGYAIGGLSVGEPKEDMMRILAHVAPRLPAQAPRYLMGVGTPEDLVAGVAQGVDMFDCVMPTRNARNGWLFTRYGDVKIRNARYRDDTRPLDPSCACHTCRHFTRAYLHHLQRANEITGARLNTLHNLHFYLTLMGEMRAAIAAGRFEAWRAQFAADRARGVD; translated from the coding sequence ATGACAGGACTCGATTTCCAACTGCTGGCCACCGATGGCGGCGCCCGCCGCGGCCGCATCACGCTGAACCACGGCGTGGTCGAAACCCCCATCTTCATGCCCGTGGGCACCTACGGCAGCGTCAAGGCCATGCTGCCCCACGAGCTGGAAGAAGTCGGCGCGCAGATCGTGCTGGGCAATACCTTCCACCTGTGGCTGCGTCCGGGCACGGACATCATGGAAAAGCACGGGGGCCTGCATGGCTTCATGGGATGGAACAAGCCCATCCTGACGGACTCGGGCGGTTTCCAGGTGTTCAGCCTGCAGGGCATGCGCAAGATCACCGAAGAAGGCGTGCGCTTCGCCTCGCCCATCGACGGCGCCCGGTTGTTCCTGACGCCGGAAGAGTCCATGCGCATACAGCGCGCGCTGAACTCGGACATCGTGATGGTGTTCGACGAATGCACGCCCTACGAAATCGACGGCCGCGCCGCCACGGAAGAAGAAGCCGCGCGCTCCATGCGGATGTCGCTGCGCTGGGCGCGCCGCTCGCGCGACGCCTTCGACGGCTTGGCGAATCCCAATGCGCTGTTCGGCATCGTCCAGGGCGGGATGTACGAACGCCTGCGCGACGAATCGCTGGCGGGCCTGCTGGACATCGGCTTCCACGGCTACGCGATCGGCGGCCTGTCCGTGGGCGAGCCCAAGGAAGACATGATGCGCATCCTGGCGCACGTGGCGCCGCGCCTGCCGGCCCAGGCCCCCCGCTACCTGATGGGCGTGGGCACGCCGGAAGACCTGGTGGCCGGCGTGGCGCAGGGCGTCGACATGTTCGACTGCGTCATGCCGACGCGCAACGCACGCAATGGCTGGCTTTTCACCCGCTACGGCGACGTCAAGATCCGCAATGCGCGCTACCGCGACGATACCCGGCCGCTGGACCCCAGCTGCGCCTGCCACACCTGCCGGCACTTCACGCGGGCCTACCTGCACCATTTGCAGCGCGCCAACGAAATCACCGGCGCGCGGCTGAATACGCTGCACAATCTGCATTTCTACCTGACGCTGATGGGCGAGATGCGCGCAGCCATCGCCGCCGGCCGCTTCGAGGCCTGGCGGGCACAGTTCGCGGCCGACCGGGCGCGCGGGGTGGACTAG
- a CDS encoding FRG domain-containing protein, with protein METITEYKLWSFTGGSPVATVVQRQDYRKADAYPVGSYFELATRIAELQFHNRDHILLFRGQAADHRNRAGYTSLKPTILRGNGGKNPSLDELRKRYARLTAAEKILAEEYLGAGFLGLERVGRHGMVRWAILQHYEICATPLLDVTHSLRVAASFASHDARDEAYVFVVGVPYLSGGITVSAESGLQTIRLSSVCPPSAARPHLQEGYLLGEYPEMSGIGQKALYLHHEMDFGRRLVAKFRFDPGQFWKGHSFPIVGRHELYPSSDPMLDLARRVSARLAHEER; from the coding sequence TTGGAGACCATCACCGAGTACAAGCTGTGGTCGTTCACCGGCGGCTCGCCGGTGGCGACCGTGGTGCAGCGGCAGGACTATCGCAAGGCCGACGCCTATCCGGTCGGCTCGTACTTCGAGCTGGCCACCAGGATCGCCGAACTGCAGTTCCACAACCGCGACCACATCCTGCTGTTCCGCGGCCAGGCGGCCGACCATCGCAATCGTGCCGGCTACACATCGCTGAAGCCGACGATACTGCGCGGCAACGGCGGCAAGAACCCCAGTCTGGACGAGCTGCGTAAACGCTACGCCAGGTTGACCGCGGCCGAAAAAATCCTGGCCGAGGAATACCTGGGGGCGGGCTTCCTGGGCCTGGAACGCGTGGGCCGCCACGGCATGGTGCGCTGGGCGATCCTGCAGCATTACGAAATCTGCGCCACGCCGCTGCTCGACGTCACGCACTCGCTGCGCGTGGCGGCATCGTTCGCCAGCCACGATGCGCGGGACGAGGCCTATGTCTTCGTCGTAGGCGTGCCGTATCTGAGCGGCGGCATTACCGTCAGCGCCGAATCCGGCCTGCAGACCATCCGCCTGTCCAGCGTCTGCCCGCCATCCGCCGCGCGGCCGCATCTGCAGGAAGGCTATCTGCTGGGCGAATATCCGGAGATGTCAGGCATCGGGCAGAAGGCGCTGTACCTGCATCACGAAATGGATTTCGGGCGGCGCCTGGTGGCCAAGTTCCGCTTCGATCCCGGGCAGTTCTGGAAGGGCCACAGCTTCCCCATCGTGGGCAGGCACGAGCTGTATCCGTCCAGCGACCCCATGCTGGACCTGGCGCGGCGGGTTAGCGCAAGACTGGCGCACGAAGAACGCTGA
- the dacB gene encoding D-alanyl-D-alanine carboxypeptidase/D-alanyl-D-alanine endopeptidase: MAVSAMALSATALMPGGAVAQGLAPASTNVLPHDLAATWRASKLPSGSLSLVVQELGGQRLLSINAKEPRNPASVMKLVTTWSALSSLGANYTWRTELLAQPGARPNASGVLPGPLYLRAGGDPLFMLQDLWTLLRDLRLHGVRQINDLVIDRTIFGPVATDPGAFDGAPDRPYNASPDALMVGFGALRLLFIPDPAARRWRPVIDPPLPGVSISGQVEWSDAACPGSPDVSTEPLITQQGITLRVTGTVAGSCGEFSLYRLALSQSDFSTEVIRQLWREMGGTFTGQVRAGMVPPDAVPLASHESPPLGDIIRTINKRSNNVMARLLLLTLGAEGGRRPATPDTGAAVVRRVLGSQGLSMPELVIDNGSGLSRTGRVSADSLASMLTVAWNSPYMPEFMSSLAIAGVDGTVRRRLRDKDTRGMAHLKTGSLANVRSMAGYVLGASGKRYVVVSIVNDDRADAVRPFDDALIKWLVDR; the protein is encoded by the coding sequence ATGGCTGTGTCCGCAATGGCCCTGTCCGCAACGGCCCTGATGCCCGGCGGCGCCGTCGCCCAGGGCCTGGCGCCCGCGTCAACCAATGTGCTTCCGCATGACCTGGCTGCGACCTGGCGAGCCAGCAAGCTGCCCTCTGGGTCGCTGTCGCTGGTGGTCCAGGAACTGGGCGGCCAGCGCCTGTTGTCCATCAATGCCAAGGAGCCACGCAATCCGGCGTCGGTGATGAAGCTGGTCACCACCTGGTCCGCCCTGTCCAGCCTGGGGGCCAACTACACGTGGCGCACCGAATTGCTGGCCCAGCCGGGTGCCCGGCCGAACGCCAGCGGCGTCCTGCCCGGCCCGCTGTATCTGCGTGCCGGCGGCGACCCCCTGTTCATGCTGCAGGACCTGTGGACGCTGCTGCGCGACCTGCGCCTGCATGGCGTGCGGCAGATCAACGACCTGGTGATCGACCGCACGATCTTCGGCCCGGTCGCCACCGATCCCGGCGCCTTCGACGGCGCCCCGGACCGTCCCTACAACGCCAGTCCGGACGCGCTCATGGTCGGCTTCGGCGCCCTGCGCCTGCTGTTCATCCCCGATCCGGCGGCGCGCCGCTGGCGGCCGGTGATCGACCCCCCGCTCCCCGGCGTGAGCATCAGCGGCCAGGTGGAATGGAGCGACGCCGCCTGCCCTGGATCGCCGGACGTCTCGACCGAGCCCCTCATCACGCAGCAGGGGATTACCTTGCGGGTGACCGGCACGGTGGCCGGTTCCTGCGGCGAATTCAGCCTGTACCGGCTGGCCCTGTCGCAGTCCGATTTCTCCACCGAAGTCATCCGGCAGCTATGGCGCGAGATGGGCGGCACGTTCACTGGCCAGGTGCGCGCCGGCATGGTGCCGCCGGACGCGGTCCCGCTGGCGTCCCACGAATCGCCGCCGCTGGGCGACATCATCCGCACCATCAACAAGCGCAGCAATAACGTCATGGCGCGCCTGCTGCTGCTGACCCTGGGCGCCGAAGGCGGCCGCCGTCCCGCCACCCCGGACACCGGCGCGGCCGTCGTGCGGCGCGTCCTGGGCAGCCAAGGGCTGTCCATGCCCGAGCTGGTCATCGACAATGGCTCGGGCCTGTCGCGGACGGGCCGCGTGTCGGCCGACAGCCTGGCGTCCATGCTGACCGTGGCCTGGAATTCGCCCTATATGCCGGAATTCATGTCTTCCCTGGCGATCGCCGGCGTCGACGGCACGGTGCGCCGCCGGCTGCGCGACAAGGACACCCGCGGCATGGCGCACCTGAAGACAGGATCGCTGGCGAACGTGCGATCCATGGCCGGTTATGTCCTGGGCGCGAGCGGCAAGCGCTACGTGGTGGTCAGCATCGTCAACGACGACCGCGCCGACGCGGTGCGGCCTTTCGACGATGCGCTGATCAAGTGGCTGGTCGATCGCTGA
- a CDS encoding transporter substrate-binding domain-containing protein, with product MKILAALILLSVQALAYAQAPMAGAPATPPPAANSALGRIEQAGVLRVCTPGDYKPFSFQHAPGEFEGIDIDLMQSLGTALKAKPQFIKTTWANLMPDFVAGKCDIAVGGISASLERQKQAYFSMPYMINGKTPLTRCENVAKFQTVEAIDQPSVRVIANPGGSNERFAKTRLSHAKLTMHPDNLTIFDELVKGQADVFVTEAAEAIVQSKLHPELCAVNPDKPLQYAEMAYLLPQGDEIFKRFVDQWLHLAQASGEYAQISGKWLGK from the coding sequence ATGAAAATCCTTGCCGCTTTGATCCTGCTCTCCGTCCAGGCCCTGGCATACGCCCAGGCGCCCATGGCCGGCGCGCCCGCCACTCCACCTCCCGCCGCGAATTCCGCGCTGGGCCGGATCGAGCAAGCGGGCGTGCTCCGCGTCTGCACGCCCGGCGACTACAAGCCTTTCAGCTTCCAGCACGCGCCCGGGGAATTCGAAGGCATCGATATCGACCTGATGCAAAGCCTGGGCACGGCGCTGAAGGCCAAGCCGCAGTTCATCAAGACCACCTGGGCCAACCTGATGCCCGACTTCGTCGCCGGCAAGTGCGACATCGCGGTGGGCGGGATTTCCGCGTCGCTGGAACGCCAGAAGCAGGCTTACTTCAGCATGCCGTACATGATCAATGGCAAAACCCCGCTGACCCGTTGCGAAAACGTGGCCAAATTCCAGACCGTGGAGGCGATCGACCAGCCATCGGTGCGCGTGATCGCCAACCCCGGCGGCAGCAACGAACGCTTCGCCAAGACCAGGCTGAGCCACGCCAAGCTGACCATGCACCCGGACAACCTGACCATCTTCGACGAACTGGTCAAGGGCCAGGCCGACGTATTCGTCACCGAAGCGGCTGAAGCCATCGTGCAGAGCAAGCTGCATCCCGAGCTGTGCGCGGTGAACCCCGACAAGCCGTTGCAGTATGCGGAGATGGCGTATCTGCTGCCGCAGGGCGATGAAATCTTCAAGCGCTTCGTCGACCAATGGTTGCACCTGGCGCAAGCCAGCGGCGAATACGCGCAGATCAGTGGAAAATGGCTGGGCAAATGA
- the secD gene encoding protein translocase subunit SecD, protein MNRYPLWKYLTVLIAVVIGLLYTLPNFYGESPAVQISSAKATVKVDNALLGTVEQILAQAKIPTTGAYYEQNGPLGTIRARFGSTDQQLQARDLIDKTLNTVPGDPHYTVALNLLPASPEWMRALGWFEPKPMYLGLDLRGGVYFLLQIDMQGALTARYDSLAADVRSVLRDQDVPGVTVDRTGQAVTAAFPNADSRDKAVGILRSRMPDLQFVDQNDGGKPQLVGTLSQASITRVQETALSQNINTLHNRINELGVAEPVIQQQGNDRIVVQLPGVQDVAKAKELLGRTATLEIRMVDDSPSAQAALAANTVPFGLERYTDRDGRPLLVRRQVILTGENLQDAQPGRDQQTQQAAVHLTLDAKGARIFRDVTRDNVGKRMAILLFENGKGEVVTAPVIRGEIPGGQVQISGSMSAEEAADTALLLRAGALAAPMSIIEERTIGPSLGADNIAKGFASTLYGFLAIAVFIIVYYRLFGVFSTIGLAVNVLLLLALLSMLQATLTLPGIAAIALTLGMAIDSNVLINERIREELRNGASPQQAIHHGFERAWGTILDSNLTTLIVGLALLAFGSGPIRGFAVVHCLGILTSMFSSVVGVRALANLWYGRRKKLASVSIGQVWKPSDDAKAKA, encoded by the coding sequence ATGAACCGCTATCCCCTCTGGAAGTACCTTACGGTCCTGATCGCGGTCGTCATCGGCCTGTTGTATACGCTGCCCAATTTCTACGGCGAATCCCCCGCGGTACAGATTTCCAGTGCGAAAGCGACGGTCAAGGTCGACAACGCCCTGCTGGGCACGGTGGAACAGATCCTCGCCCAGGCGAAGATCCCCACGACCGGCGCCTACTATGAGCAGAACGGGCCGCTGGGCACCATCCGCGCGCGTTTCGGCTCCACGGATCAGCAGCTGCAGGCGCGCGACCTGATCGACAAGACGCTCAATACCGTGCCGGGCGATCCCCACTACACGGTGGCGCTGAACCTGCTGCCGGCTTCGCCCGAATGGATGCGGGCGCTGGGCTGGTTCGAACCCAAGCCCATGTACCTGGGGCTGGACCTGCGCGGCGGCGTGTACTTCCTGCTGCAGATCGACATGCAGGGCGCACTGACCGCCCGCTACGACTCCCTGGCCGCCGACGTGCGCAGCGTGCTGCGCGACCAGGACGTGCCGGGCGTGACCGTCGACCGCACGGGCCAGGCTGTCACCGCCGCCTTCCCCAACGCCGACAGCCGCGACAAGGCCGTTGGCATCCTGCGGTCGCGCATGCCCGACCTGCAATTCGTCGACCAGAACGACGGCGGCAAGCCGCAGCTGGTCGGCACGCTCAGCCAGGCGTCCATCACCCGGGTGCAGGAAACCGCGCTGAGCCAGAACATCAATACGCTGCACAACCGGATCAACGAACTGGGCGTGGCCGAACCGGTCATCCAGCAGCAGGGCAACGACCGTATCGTCGTGCAGCTGCCCGGCGTGCAGGACGTGGCCAAGGCCAAGGAACTGCTGGGCCGCACCGCCACGCTGGAAATCCGCATGGTGGACGACTCGCCGTCGGCCCAGGCCGCGCTGGCCGCCAATACCGTGCCCTTCGGCCTGGAACGCTATACCGACCGCGACGGCCGTCCGCTGCTGGTGCGCCGCCAGGTCATCCTGACCGGCGAAAACCTGCAGGACGCCCAGCCCGGCCGTGACCAGCAGACCCAGCAGGCCGCGGTGCACCTGACGCTGGACGCCAAGGGCGCGCGCATCTTCCGCGACGTCACGCGCGACAACGTGGGCAAGCGCATGGCCATCCTGCTGTTCGAAAACGGCAAGGGCGAAGTGGTCACGGCGCCGGTCATCCGCGGCGAGATCCCCGGCGGCCAGGTGCAGATCTCCGGCAGCATGAGCGCCGAGGAAGCCGCCGATACCGCGCTGCTGCTGCGCGCCGGCGCCCTTGCCGCGCCGATGTCCATCATCGAAGAACGCACCATCGGCCCGAGCCTGGGCGCGGACAACATCGCCAAGGGCTTCGCGTCCACGCTGTACGGCTTCCTGGCGATCGCCGTCTTCATCATCGTCTATTACCGCCTGTTCGGTGTGTTCTCCACCATCGGCCTGGCGGTGAACGTGCTGCTGCTGCTGGCGCTGCTGTCCATGCTGCAGGCCACGCTGACCCTGCCTGGCATCGCGGCCATCGCGCTGACACTGGGCATGGCCATCGACTCGAACGTGCTGATCAACGAACGGATACGGGAAGAACTGCGCAACGGCGCTTCGCCGCAGCAGGCCATCCACCACGGTTTCGAACGAGCCTGGGGCACCATCCTGGATTCGAACCTGACCACGCTGATCGTCGGCCTGGCGCTGCTGGCCTTCGGCTCCGGCCCCATCCGCGGCTTCGCGGTGGTGCACTGCCTGGGCATCCTGACGTCCATGTTCTCGTCGGTGGTCGGCGTGCGTGCGCTGGCGAACCTGTGGTACGGGCGGCGCAAGAAACTGGCCAGCGTGTCCATCGGCCAAGTGTGGAAACCGTCGGACGACGCCAAGGCCAAGGCCTGA
- a CDS encoding haloacid dehalogenase type II, translated as MAKEDTIKALLFDVFGTVVDWRTSVARQLRPFLEQHGIQDDPHDVANAWRKKYQPALDEVRSGRRPFVKLDVLHRENLEALLADYKLDVGALSEETLNDLNLIWHRLDPWPDSVAGLRRLKQRFIIAPMSNGNIRLMTDMAKGAGLPWDAILGAEVVKAYKTSPEAYLRTAEVLDLRPEEICMVAAHNSDLAAARKCGFHTAFVLRPTEYGPDQKTNLRAEQDWDWVADDMGQLATKMNCPA; from the coding sequence ATGGCCAAGGAAGATACGATCAAGGCGCTGCTGTTCGATGTGTTCGGAACGGTGGTGGACTGGCGCACCAGCGTCGCGCGGCAGTTGCGGCCATTCCTGGAGCAGCATGGCATCCAGGACGATCCGCACGACGTCGCCAATGCCTGGCGCAAGAAGTACCAGCCCGCGCTGGACGAGGTGCGCTCCGGTCGACGTCCCTTCGTCAAACTGGACGTGTTGCATCGCGAAAACCTGGAAGCCCTGCTGGCGGACTACAAGCTCGACGTCGGCGCGCTGTCCGAGGAAACGCTTAACGACCTGAACCTGATCTGGCACCGGCTGGACCCGTGGCCCGATTCGGTCGCGGGCCTGAGGAGGTTGAAGCAACGCTTCATCATCGCGCCGATGTCCAACGGCAATATCCGGCTGATGACGGACATGGCCAAGGGCGCCGGCCTGCCCTGGGATGCCATCCTGGGCGCGGAAGTGGTCAAGGCGTACAAGACTTCCCCAGAGGCCTATCTGCGCACCGCGGAAGTGCTGGACCTGCGTCCGGAAGAAATCTGCATGGTCGCTGCCCACAACTCCGACCTGGCCGCCGCGCGCAAGTGCGGTTTCCATACCGCATTCGTCCTGCGGCCCACGGAATACGGGCCGGACCAAAAGACCAATCTACGCGCGGAACAGGACTGGGATTGGGTCGCCGACGATATGGGGCAGTTGGCCACGAAGATGAACTGCCCGGCGTAA
- the secF gene encoding protein translocase subunit SecF, producing MEFFRIHRTIPFMRHALVLNIISAITFLLAVFFILTRGFHLSIEFTGGTVMEVSYAQTAQLEKVRGSVAKLGYADFQVQNFGTSRDVLIRLPLQAGQTSSQQSDAVLKSLKADDPSVELRRVEYVGPQVGQELVHNGLMALLFVVLGIVIYLGIRFEWKFALAGVVANLHDVVIILGFFAFFQWEFSLSVLAGVLAVLGYSVNESVVIMDRIRENFRKQRKASVQEVINGAITQTISRTIITHGSTQMMVLSMLFFGGPTLHYFAMALTIGIWFGIYSSVFVAAALAMWFGVKREDLVKPAKKDGPEVA from the coding sequence ATGGAATTTTTCCGCATACACCGCACCATCCCGTTCATGCGGCATGCGCTGGTGCTCAACATCATCAGCGCCATCACCTTCCTGTTGGCGGTCTTTTTCATCCTGACGCGCGGTTTCCACCTGTCCATCGAATTCACCGGCGGTACGGTGATGGAAGTCAGCTACGCGCAGACGGCGCAGCTGGAGAAGGTGCGCGGGTCCGTGGCCAAGCTGGGCTATGCGGACTTCCAGGTGCAGAACTTCGGCACGTCGCGCGACGTGCTGATCCGCCTGCCGCTGCAGGCCGGGCAAACGTCTTCGCAGCAAAGCGACGCGGTGTTGAAGTCCCTGAAGGCCGACGATCCTTCCGTCGAACTGCGCCGGGTGGAATACGTGGGCCCGCAGGTGGGCCAGGAGCTGGTGCACAACGGCCTGATGGCGCTGCTGTTCGTGGTGCTGGGCATCGTCATCTACCTGGGGATCCGCTTCGAATGGAAGTTCGCGCTAGCGGGAGTCGTGGCCAACCTGCATGACGTGGTCATCATCCTGGGCTTCTTCGCGTTCTTCCAGTGGGAATTTTCGCTGTCGGTGCTGGCGGGCGTGCTGGCGGTGCTGGGGTATTCGGTCAACGAATCCGTGGTGATCATGGACCGGATCCGTGAGAACTTCCGCAAGCAGCGCAAGGCTTCGGTGCAGGAAGTCATCAACGGCGCCATCACGCAGACCATCTCGCGGACCATCATCACGCACGGTTCCACGCAGATGATGGTGCTGTCCATGCTGTTCTTCGGCGGCCCGACCCTGCACTACTTCGCGATGGCGCTGACCATCGGCATCTGGTTCGGCATCTATTCGTCGGTCTTCGTGGCCGCGGCGCTGGCCATGTGGTTCGGCGTCAAGCGCGAAGACCTGGTCAAGCCGGCCAAGAAGGACGGCCCCGAAGTCGCCTGA
- a CDS encoding SMP-30/gluconolactonase/LRE family protein has protein sequence MRYPMRYLLLVLMALCAPLHAAPASDAERFASGLQFPEGTVFVGDTLYFVDYGTSAVLRLGADRSAVRAWQSAGCGPNGLLPLADGTMLVACYDAGTVEQRTLDGRLLRTVDRGAQGEPLIRPNDLAPDGHGGAYFTASGGAQGIEGRLYHLAAGLARADMVVDHVQNANGVALSPDGRTLYLGESTTDKLLRFDVAADGSLTGRRDFLVLDDLGHGQRLPGGGRHTPDGVRTDPSGHVYVSLYNGDGFAVFGADGRLLATQSLPGTHHANLAISPDQAWVYGTIDDDEGSLYRVRNPLAPPRG, from the coding sequence ATGCGTTATCCCATGCGTTATCTATTGCTTGTGCTGATGGCGCTATGCGCCCCCCTGCATGCGGCGCCCGCCAGCGACGCGGAGCGCTTCGCGTCCGGCTTGCAGTTCCCCGAAGGCACCGTGTTCGTCGGCGACACGCTTTATTTCGTGGACTACGGCACGTCCGCCGTGCTTCGCCTGGGCGCGGACCGGTCGGCCGTCCGCGCGTGGCAATCGGCGGGTTGCGGCCCCAATGGCTTGCTGCCGCTGGCGGACGGCACGATGCTGGTCGCCTGTTATGACGCCGGAACGGTGGAACAGCGTACGCTGGATGGCCGGCTGCTGCGTACCGTGGATAGGGGCGCACAGGGGGAGCCTTTGATCCGCCCCAACGATCTGGCGCCGGACGGCCATGGCGGCGCCTATTTCACCGCTTCCGGCGGCGCGCAGGGGATAGAGGGCCGCCTGTATCACCTGGCGGCGGGATTGGCGCGGGCCGACATGGTGGTGGACCACGTCCAGAATGCCAACGGCGTGGCCCTGTCGCCCGATGGCCGTACCCTTTACCTGGGCGAGAGCACCACGGACAAGCTGCTGCGCTTCGATGTGGCGGCGGACGGCAGCCTGACCGGGCGGCGGGATTTCCTGGTGCTGGACGATCTGGGCCATGGCCAACGGCTGCCGGGCGGCGGACGCCATACCCCGGATGGCGTACGTACGGATCCCTCGGGCCATGTGTACGTCAGTCTCTACAATGGCGACGGCTTTGCCGTGTTCGGCGCCGATGGTCGCCTGCTGGCAACGCAGTCCCTGCCGGGCACCCACCATGCCAATCTGGCGATCTCGCCGGATCAGGCCTGGGTCTACGGCACCATCGATGACGACGAAGGAAGTCTCTACCGGGTCAGGAATCCGCTGGCGCCGCCGCGAGGATGA